One stretch of Kogia breviceps isolate mKogBre1 chromosome 18, mKogBre1 haplotype 1, whole genome shotgun sequence DNA includes these proteins:
- the NDRG4 gene encoding protein NDRG4 isoform X4, with product MAGLQELRFPEEKPLLRGQDAAELENSDTFLLAVDTDWKEHDIETPYGLLHVVIRGSPKGNRPAILTYHDVGLNHKLCFNTFFNFEDMQEITKHFVVCHVDAPGQQVGASQFPQGYQFPSMEQLAAMLSSVVQHFGFKYVIGIGVGAGAYVLAKFALIFPDLVEGLVLINIDPNGKGWIDWAATKLSSLTSTLPDTVLSHLFRQEELVSNTELVQSYRQQIGNVVNQANLQLFWNMYNSRRDLDINRPGTVPNAKTLRCPVMLVVGDNAPAEEGVVECNSKLDPTTTTFLKMADSGGLPQVTQPGKLTEAFKYFLQGMGYIAYLKDRRLSGGAVPSASMTRLARSRTSSLTSASSVDGSRPQACTHSESSEGLGQVNHTMEVSC from the exons GAGCACGACATTGAGACGCCTTACGGCCTTCTGCACGTGGTGATCCGGGGCTCCCCCAAGGGGAACCGCCCGGCCATCCTCACCTACCATGACGTGGGTCTCAACC ACAAGCTGTGCTTCAATACCTTCTTCAACTTTGAGGACATGCAGGAGATCACCAAGCACTTCGTGGTGTGTCACGTGGATGCCCCCGGTCAGCAGGTGGGGGCCTCGCAGTTTCCTCAGGG GTACCAGTTCCCCTCCATGGAGCAGCTAGCCGCCATGCTCTCCAGCGTGGTGCAGCACTTTGG GTTCAAGTACGTGATTGGCATTGGAGTGGGAGCCGGAGCCTACGTGCTGGCCAAGTTTGCA CTCATCTTCCCCGACCTGGTGGAGGGGCTGGTGCTGATCAACATCGACCCCAACGGCAAAGGCTGGATCGACTGGGCGGCCACCAAG CTCTCCAGCCTGACCAGCACTTTACCCGACACGGTGCTCTCCCACCTCTTCAGGCAG GAGGAGCTGGTGAGCAACACAGAATTGGTGCAGAGCTACCGGCAGCAGATCGGGAATGTGGTGAACCAGGCCAACCTGCAGCTCTTCTGGAACATGTACAACAG CCGCAGAGACCTGGACATTAACCGGCCTGGGACAGTGCCCAACGCCAAGACGCTCCG CTGCCCTGTGATGCTGGTGGTCGGGGATAACGCACCTGCCGAGGAGGGGGTG GTTGAGTGCAACTCCAAACTGGATCCAACCACCACGACCTTCCTAAAG ATGGCAGATTCCGGGGGGCTCCCCCAGGTCACACAG CCCGGGAAGCTGACTGAAGCCTTCAAATACTTCCTGCAAGGCATGGGCTACA TTGCATACTTGAAGGACCGAAGGCTGAGTGGAGGAGCAG TGCCCTCGGCCAGCATGACCCGTCTCGCCCGCTCTCGAACCTCGTCCCTCACCAGCGCCAGCTCGGTGGATGGCAGCCGCCCACAGGCCTGCACCCACTCAGAGAGCAGTGAGGGGCTGGGCCAGGTCAACCACACCATGGAGGTGTCCTGTTGA
- the NDRG4 gene encoding protein NDRG4 isoform X10, whose translation MPECWDGEHDIETPYGLLHVVIRGSPKGNRPAILTYHDVGLNHKLCFNTFFNFEDMQEITKHFVVCHVDAPGQQVGASQFPQGYQFPSMEQLAAMLSSVVQHFGFKYVIGIGVGAGAYVLAKFALIFPDLVEGLVLINIDPNGKGWIDWAATKLSSLTSTLPDTVLSHLFRQEELVSNTELVQSYRQQIGNVVNQANLQLFWNMYNSRRDLDINRPGTVPNAKTLRCPVMLVVGDNAPAEEGVVECNSKLDPTTTTFLKMADSGGLPQVTQPGKLTEAFKYFLQGMGYMPSASMTRLARSRTSSLTSASSVDGSRPQACTHSESSEGLGQVNHTMEVSC comes from the exons GAGCACGACATTGAGACGCCTTACGGCCTTCTGCACGTGGTGATCCGGGGCTCCCCCAAGGGGAACCGCCCGGCCATCCTCACCTACCATGACGTGGGTCTCAACC ACAAGCTGTGCTTCAATACCTTCTTCAACTTTGAGGACATGCAGGAGATCACCAAGCACTTCGTGGTGTGTCACGTGGATGCCCCCGGTCAGCAGGTGGGGGCCTCGCAGTTTCCTCAGGG GTACCAGTTCCCCTCCATGGAGCAGCTAGCCGCCATGCTCTCCAGCGTGGTGCAGCACTTTGG GTTCAAGTACGTGATTGGCATTGGAGTGGGAGCCGGAGCCTACGTGCTGGCCAAGTTTGCA CTCATCTTCCCCGACCTGGTGGAGGGGCTGGTGCTGATCAACATCGACCCCAACGGCAAAGGCTGGATCGACTGGGCGGCCACCAAG CTCTCCAGCCTGACCAGCACTTTACCCGACACGGTGCTCTCCCACCTCTTCAGGCAG GAGGAGCTGGTGAGCAACACAGAATTGGTGCAGAGCTACCGGCAGCAGATCGGGAATGTGGTGAACCAGGCCAACCTGCAGCTCTTCTGGAACATGTACAACAG CCGCAGAGACCTGGACATTAACCGGCCTGGGACAGTGCCCAACGCCAAGACGCTCCG CTGCCCTGTGATGCTGGTGGTCGGGGATAACGCACCTGCCGAGGAGGGGGTG GTTGAGTGCAACTCCAAACTGGATCCAACCACCACGACCTTCCTAAAG ATGGCAGATTCCGGGGGGCTCCCCCAGGTCACACAG CCCGGGAAGCTGACTGAAGCCTTCAAATACTTCCTGCAAGGCATGGGCTACA TGCCCTCGGCCAGCATGACCCGTCTCGCCCGCTCTCGAACCTCGTCCCTCACCAGCGCCAGCTCGGTGGATGGCAGCCGCCCACAGGCCTGCACCCACTCAGAGAGCAGTGAGGGGCTGGGCCAGGTCAACCACACCATGGAGGTGTCCTGTTGA
- the NDRG4 gene encoding protein NDRG4 isoform X9 — MPECWDGEHDIETPYGLLHVVIRGSPKGNRPAILTYHDVGLNHKLCFNTFFNFEDMQEITKHFVVCHVDAPGQQVGASQFPQGYQFPSMEQLAAMLSSVVQHFGFKYVIGIGVGAGAYVLAKFALIFPDLVEGLVLINIDPNGKGWIDWAATKLSSLTSTLPDTVLSHLFRQEELVSNTELVQSYRQQIGNVVNQANLQLFWNMYNSRRDLDINRPGTVPNAKTLRCPVMLVVGDNAPAEEGVVECNSKLDPTTTTFLKMADSGGLPQVTQPGKLTEAFKYFLQGMGYIAYLKDRRLSGGAVPSASMTRLARSRTSSLTSASSVDGSRPQACTHSESSEGLGQVNHTMEVSC, encoded by the exons GAGCACGACATTGAGACGCCTTACGGCCTTCTGCACGTGGTGATCCGGGGCTCCCCCAAGGGGAACCGCCCGGCCATCCTCACCTACCATGACGTGGGTCTCAACC ACAAGCTGTGCTTCAATACCTTCTTCAACTTTGAGGACATGCAGGAGATCACCAAGCACTTCGTGGTGTGTCACGTGGATGCCCCCGGTCAGCAGGTGGGGGCCTCGCAGTTTCCTCAGGG GTACCAGTTCCCCTCCATGGAGCAGCTAGCCGCCATGCTCTCCAGCGTGGTGCAGCACTTTGG GTTCAAGTACGTGATTGGCATTGGAGTGGGAGCCGGAGCCTACGTGCTGGCCAAGTTTGCA CTCATCTTCCCCGACCTGGTGGAGGGGCTGGTGCTGATCAACATCGACCCCAACGGCAAAGGCTGGATCGACTGGGCGGCCACCAAG CTCTCCAGCCTGACCAGCACTTTACCCGACACGGTGCTCTCCCACCTCTTCAGGCAG GAGGAGCTGGTGAGCAACACAGAATTGGTGCAGAGCTACCGGCAGCAGATCGGGAATGTGGTGAACCAGGCCAACCTGCAGCTCTTCTGGAACATGTACAACAG CCGCAGAGACCTGGACATTAACCGGCCTGGGACAGTGCCCAACGCCAAGACGCTCCG CTGCCCTGTGATGCTGGTGGTCGGGGATAACGCACCTGCCGAGGAGGGGGTG GTTGAGTGCAACTCCAAACTGGATCCAACCACCACGACCTTCCTAAAG ATGGCAGATTCCGGGGGGCTCCCCCAGGTCACACAG CCCGGGAAGCTGACTGAAGCCTTCAAATACTTCCTGCAAGGCATGGGCTACA TTGCATACTTGAAGGACCGAAGGCTGAGTGGAGGAGCAG TGCCCTCGGCCAGCATGACCCGTCTCGCCCGCTCTCGAACCTCGTCCCTCACCAGCGCCAGCTCGGTGGATGGCAGCCGCCCACAGGCCTGCACCCACTCAGAGAGCAGTGAGGGGCTGGGCCAGGTCAACCACACCATGGAGGTGTCCTGTTGA
- the NDRG4 gene encoding protein NDRG4 isoform X8 has protein sequence MAGLQELRFPEEKPLLRGQDAAELEHDIETPYGLLHVVIRGSPKGNRPAILTYHDVGLNHKLCFNTFFNFEDMQEITKHFVVCHVDAPGQQVGASQFPQGYQFPSMEQLAAMLSSVVQHFGFKYVIGIGVGAGAYVLAKFALIFPDLVEGLVLINIDPNGKGWIDWAATKLSSLTSTLPDTVLSHLFRQEELVSNTELVQSYRQQIGNVVNQANLQLFWNMYNSRRDLDINRPGTVPNAKTLRCPVMLVVGDNAPAEEGVVECNSKLDPTTTTFLKMADSGGLPQVTQPGKLTEAFKYFLQGMGYMPSASMTRLARSRTSSLTSASSVDGSRPQACTHSESSEGLGQVNHTMEVSC, from the exons GAGCACGACATTGAGACGCCTTACGGCCTTCTGCACGTGGTGATCCGGGGCTCCCCCAAGGGGAACCGCCCGGCCATCCTCACCTACCATGACGTGGGTCTCAACC ACAAGCTGTGCTTCAATACCTTCTTCAACTTTGAGGACATGCAGGAGATCACCAAGCACTTCGTGGTGTGTCACGTGGATGCCCCCGGTCAGCAGGTGGGGGCCTCGCAGTTTCCTCAGGG GTACCAGTTCCCCTCCATGGAGCAGCTAGCCGCCATGCTCTCCAGCGTGGTGCAGCACTTTGG GTTCAAGTACGTGATTGGCATTGGAGTGGGAGCCGGAGCCTACGTGCTGGCCAAGTTTGCA CTCATCTTCCCCGACCTGGTGGAGGGGCTGGTGCTGATCAACATCGACCCCAACGGCAAAGGCTGGATCGACTGGGCGGCCACCAAG CTCTCCAGCCTGACCAGCACTTTACCCGACACGGTGCTCTCCCACCTCTTCAGGCAG GAGGAGCTGGTGAGCAACACAGAATTGGTGCAGAGCTACCGGCAGCAGATCGGGAATGTGGTGAACCAGGCCAACCTGCAGCTCTTCTGGAACATGTACAACAG CCGCAGAGACCTGGACATTAACCGGCCTGGGACAGTGCCCAACGCCAAGACGCTCCG CTGCCCTGTGATGCTGGTGGTCGGGGATAACGCACCTGCCGAGGAGGGGGTG GTTGAGTGCAACTCCAAACTGGATCCAACCACCACGACCTTCCTAAAG ATGGCAGATTCCGGGGGGCTCCCCCAGGTCACACAG CCCGGGAAGCTGACTGAAGCCTTCAAATACTTCCTGCAAGGCATGGGCTACA TGCCCTCGGCCAGCATGACCCGTCTCGCCCGCTCTCGAACCTCGTCCCTCACCAGCGCCAGCTCGGTGGATGGCAGCCGCCCACAGGCCTGCACCCACTCAGAGAGCAGTGAGGGGCTGGGCCAGGTCAACCACACCATGGAGGTGTCCTGTTGA
- the NDRG4 gene encoding protein NDRG4 isoform X7 yields MAGLQELRFPEEKPLLRGQDAAELEHDIETPYGLLHVVIRGSPKGNRPAILTYHDVGLNHKLCFNTFFNFEDMQEITKHFVVCHVDAPGQQVGASQFPQGYQFPSMEQLAAMLSSVVQHFGFKYVIGIGVGAGAYVLAKFALIFPDLVEGLVLINIDPNGKGWIDWAATKLSSLTSTLPDTVLSHLFRQEELVSNTELVQSYRQQIGNVVNQANLQLFWNMYNSRRDLDINRPGTVPNAKTLRCPVMLVVGDNAPAEEGVVECNSKLDPTTTTFLKMADSGGLPQVTQPGKLTEAFKYFLQGMGYIAYLKDRRLSGGAVPSASMTRLARSRTSSLTSASSVDGSRPQACTHSESSEGLGQVNHTMEVSC; encoded by the exons GAGCACGACATTGAGACGCCTTACGGCCTTCTGCACGTGGTGATCCGGGGCTCCCCCAAGGGGAACCGCCCGGCCATCCTCACCTACCATGACGTGGGTCTCAACC ACAAGCTGTGCTTCAATACCTTCTTCAACTTTGAGGACATGCAGGAGATCACCAAGCACTTCGTGGTGTGTCACGTGGATGCCCCCGGTCAGCAGGTGGGGGCCTCGCAGTTTCCTCAGGG GTACCAGTTCCCCTCCATGGAGCAGCTAGCCGCCATGCTCTCCAGCGTGGTGCAGCACTTTGG GTTCAAGTACGTGATTGGCATTGGAGTGGGAGCCGGAGCCTACGTGCTGGCCAAGTTTGCA CTCATCTTCCCCGACCTGGTGGAGGGGCTGGTGCTGATCAACATCGACCCCAACGGCAAAGGCTGGATCGACTGGGCGGCCACCAAG CTCTCCAGCCTGACCAGCACTTTACCCGACACGGTGCTCTCCCACCTCTTCAGGCAG GAGGAGCTGGTGAGCAACACAGAATTGGTGCAGAGCTACCGGCAGCAGATCGGGAATGTGGTGAACCAGGCCAACCTGCAGCTCTTCTGGAACATGTACAACAG CCGCAGAGACCTGGACATTAACCGGCCTGGGACAGTGCCCAACGCCAAGACGCTCCG CTGCCCTGTGATGCTGGTGGTCGGGGATAACGCACCTGCCGAGGAGGGGGTG GTTGAGTGCAACTCCAAACTGGATCCAACCACCACGACCTTCCTAAAG ATGGCAGATTCCGGGGGGCTCCCCCAGGTCACACAG CCCGGGAAGCTGACTGAAGCCTTCAAATACTTCCTGCAAGGCATGGGCTACA TTGCATACTTGAAGGACCGAAGGCTGAGTGGAGGAGCAG TGCCCTCGGCCAGCATGACCCGTCTCGCCCGCTCTCGAACCTCGTCCCTCACCAGCGCCAGCTCGGTGGATGGCAGCCGCCCACAGGCCTGCACCCACTCAGAGAGCAGTGAGGGGCTGGGCCAGGTCAACCACACCATGGAGGTGTCCTGTTGA